From the Thermoanaerobaculia bacterium genome, the window AGGAGGTTCTCGAAGCGCCTTTCCGCGAGCGCGGTCGCGCGGGGCACGACGGCCTCGACTTGCCATCCGAGCGGCGCCGCGAGCCGCGCCAGCGCGGCGAGGTCGTCTCCGCTTCCGGCGAGGAAGAGCGTGAACGGCGGAACGACCGACTCCAGCAGTACGTCGGCGCCCCCGGAGAGCGAGAGAAACCGAGACGTGACCGTCGCCCACGCGGTACGGAGCGTCGCCGGGATTTCGCTCCTCATTCGATCCGATCCGCCGACGACCCGGCCGTCCCGGGAGAAGAACGTCTGATCCCCCGGGCGGAGGCCCGGCGTCGAGGATCGCACGACCGTCGCGAGCGTGCCGCCGTCCCGCTCGCCCGCCGCGGCTTCGAGCGCGTCGGGCCCTTCGCGGAAGTTCCCGAGAGGCGTCACGAGGATCTCGATCTTCCCGCCGCACCCGAGGCCGGAGCCGAACAGGACGTCGTCCCGGCTGCCGGTGTCGTACCGCACGACGATCGGTTCCCCGTTCGGGAGCACCTCGGGAATGCGGCGGCGCAGATCCGCGTCGAGACAACCCCCGCTCACGGATCCGAAGGACTCCCCCTCCTCCGAGAGGAGCATGCGCGCGCCCGGCCGCCGGTAATGGGAACCGTCGACGGAGACGAGATGGGCGAGGATCGCGCGCCTTCCCGAGGAGATCCACTCCCTCCGGAGCTCGACGATGCGCCGGAAGTCGCTCAACCGCGCGCCGCCTTCAGGTCTTCGGCGCGGATCGGGAGCTCCCGGACGCGCACGCCGGTCGCGTCGAAGACGGCATTCGCCACGGCGGCATAGATCGGAGGGACCGGCTGCTCTCCCGCGCCGAGCGGCCGAACGTCCGATGGGACGATGTGCGTCTCGACGACCGGCGCCTCCCCCATTCGAACGACCGGGAAATCGTCGTAGCCGGCCTGCTCGACCCTTCCCTTCGCGAAGGTGATCCGGCCGTGCGTCGTCGCGGAGAGCCCCCAGAGGATTCCGCTCTCCACCTGTCCTTCGAGACCGAGCGGGTTGACGGCGCGGCCGCAGTCGATCGCGCACACGACGCGGTGAACCCGCAGGTCTCCCTTTTCGCCGACCGAGACCTCCGCCACCTGCGCGACCGTCGTCTGCCGGTGGTAGATGTTGCACGCGATCCCGCGGCCCCAGCGCCGGCCGTCGCGGGCGCGCTCGAACCGCTCCAGCCAGCCGGCTTTCCCGGCCGCGAGCGAGAGGACCCGCCGGAGGCGGTCGCCGTTGTCGAGCGAGATCGTCCGGAGCTTCACCGTTCCCGGCGAAGGGATGAGATCCAGCCGGAACGCGAGTGGATCGCGGCT encodes:
- a CDS encoding XdhC family protein, encoding MSDFRRIVELRREWISSGRRAILAHLVSVDGSHYRRPGARMLLSEEGESFGSVSGGCLDADLRRRIPEVLPNGEPIVVRYDTGSRDDVLFGSGLGCGGKIEILVTPLGNFREGPDALEAAAGERDGGTLATVVRSSTPGLRPGDQTFFSRDGRVVGGSDRMRSEIPATLRTAWATVTSRFLSLSGGADVLLESVVPPFTLFLAGSGDDLAALARLAAPLGWQVEAVVPRATALAERRFENLLAGPMLTVGDVASRATARSGIVVATHNYLDDLEVLRASLPTPAAYIGLLGSRDRVSRLTADAGDVGGDRARLHGPAGLDIGAETPEEIAVSIVAEIQGVLSGRSGGSLRARRSATHDRADSGAANSSGALAPGEPR